The genomic segment TCTAATACGTCCGAATGTTATTTACCGAAGTGCGTGTTCCACTTTCCTACTTGATTTAATAACTCTGCTTGCGACGTTTGTCTCGGTATTTTTAGGTCTTGTAATTGTATTCTGATAAATGCAATTTCTTGTGTCAATTCGTCAGGTTTAGATTCTTTGGAAGGTTTGACTTTTGGGACCGTATCTATCGGTTCTCCGCGATCTTTAAAAAAGTCTCTTAGCCTTCATCTTAGATCTTCGGCGGTTCCTTTGGAATCCAAGCCGACTGATATGACCTACTGCTTAATATCTGCGAAAGATGCGGTGTGTTAATATCCACAGACGAGAAGGAACGGGTCGAAGGAGTAGAGATGGAACGGACCAATCAACACTCGGCTCGGCGAGGAACGAACGGTGACTAATCAGTACTCGGCCACAGGAAATAATAGCTGTGTCTCAGATCAATACTCCAAGACCGGATACGGAACTGCCACTAGATCAATACTCTAGCAGAAGCGGTTGGACTTTAGTCAATATCCTAGAGCTAGCGGAGCTGTTGTCAGATCAATACTTCGACGGAACTCCCCTTTATCGTGCGGCGGCTGCTCTTTTATACGATAGGATGCCTTTTATTCCTCTAGCGCACATCGATTAAATAGGAACTTGTGGTGGGAATGCGTGTGTACGGAACTCTGACGGGACCGAGACAATGCATATCGGCACACTATAGACCCACTCGAATTACAGTTACtcattaactttaaaaaaataaaaacggcgCGTGGCACTTGGGGAGTGCCGACAGAAGTAAATACTTCTCATAGCGCGTTATAACTATGTGGATTAATAAAATTTTACGTCTGCCCATTACtgaattgttaatttttttttataataacaacaCACCTTTAAGTtctttaacatttaaaaaaacttatttttttctaaaaatttggtTTCATGATTTTagtttaacaaatttttaaaatttgttaaatatatagaatttattcatcatttacattttcagtattatcttttatttatgtttaataaattcattttgattatcattacatttaatttaatttaattttatttaatttgatttagttttgtttaattttatttaattttctttatttcatttaattttgtttaattttagagcaaaatatgattgaaatatcaGATGTTAGTAGTTCAGTTTTCTTTCCTAGGTGGTgtagttaccctaccggacaaacagtgtgacttgtcgtcctatccttttatatagatagataaaagctttggaaaatttataaaataatatatgtattGTCTTTGAATGAATTAGTCCGATTGGAGCGTCTGATGCGTTCAATGAAAGGGGAGAGGATAGAGATTACATTAAGATAttaagatataaaaaacaaacaaagcgactaccaaaagggcactacacctTATCTTCTTTACTAATGAACATATAGTGGCATACGATATATCACCATGGCagtatggatgataatagacacaTTATAAGGTAAACTTTTTTATTGACctgaagaaggcctctgactgagtacaaaataaacaactgatcgaatacTAACATGCGATATAGCAAATAAAAGAGGATAtatcaaatatattaaaatagaaaaaaacaaacaaggcgactaccaaaagggcactacacagcatcttcgttattaataaacgtatagcgacatacgagatatcatagggaactatagataaaaatagatttacaaaTAGACAAATCTTGTTTTATTGGCTTTAAGAAGGcgtctggctgagtacaaaataaataattgatcgaatcctaacatgtttcaaaataagttttttgtTTGTTACCACCCGTGGAGAAACGATGACGACTATTAGACCGAAGTCTGTTTGTTACTAAGTGGCGAACACGATACTAATGCTTATTTGTAGTGTACCGTTTTGCAGTGTCGGTTTAACACAGTCTGCCGCCCGGTGCTGATACGGTTACCGCCAGGCTCAAAAATATTTCTAAACTTTGTTTCAATTCAACAAAACATATTTTGaatataagtttattaaaataaggAAAAGAATTGTGTTCGCATtttttctttttggcttaaactTGCCTTCGAATTCTTTTCTcctaattgcattttttttttttgataatcctCTTCTTAGCATAATTTTCGTTCCCTGTTAACAACATTGTTAAGGCCGCGTAGTGATCAAAACGATCACGTAAGAAATCAAAGTAATCTGCTAAAGATGATAACAGGTGAGTGGTTGTGCTTAAATCCACATTTTCTTTTTGTACTACTTTATTCACCTCAttgaaaacgaagtattggaagaagacgcatctcttGGCTCAACAATATGAGAAAGTGGTacaattgcagttccgtcgacttgttcagagctgcaatctcaaaagtaaaaatagctgtgatgattaccaacctccttagaggagacggtacctaaagaagaagattcaCCTCATTAACCCTTTGTAAAACGTCAAGCCAGAATGATAAGATTATTCCGTTTTTCCAACAAATCAAGTTTTTCCGATAGAGAAGCTGCTTCAACTCTTACTACATTGTCCTCATTTACATCCGTTGACGTTTCAATCAAACATGTTTTAATCAAATCTTTTAAGTAACAGTGTCTGCCCCGACTCTGACGAATCCTATATTGCACCAGACAATAACTCCCACCTGTGTGCAGACACGGAGAAAAAATTGTAGATAGCTTGTACCAACATAAAAAAAGATGTTGCTTCCAAACAACAATTTGCTGCATTTTGGACAACCAAATTTAAAGAGTGAGCAGCACACGGGACAAAGAGAGCTAAATCATTGTAAACTTTAATACGTGCTTGCAAACCAGAATACTTGCCACTTATATTACTGGTATTGTCATAAGACTGGCCTCTACAGTTCTTTATATCTAATTTCAAAGACGTTGAACATACCAATAACTGTTTCCTCAAGTTCTTGTGAGTTATGCCCAGTGTTTTTATAAAATCCCACCAATCTTTTCACGGGATTCCCTTTATTATTACAATATCTCAAAATCACTGTAAGTTGGTTATCGTGTGTTATGCCAGGTGTTAAATCTACACTTATAGAATAGTATTTGTTTGCTTTAATTTGCCTAACAATTTCATCAATGACTCGATTGGACAAAATATTCAGTAATTCGTTACATATATCTTTTGATATATATGACGTTCTGTCCTTAACTAAATTTGctcgtttattattattatctcttAAAAATGGATCATATTCTGACAATAGTTCCAGTAAACCTAAGTAGCTTCCATTACGTTTTTCGTCAATTCTTTCATGAGTACTTCTAAATGCCAATTTTCTGGTAGCCAGAAACTTATTACACTTATGATTCTTTCTAGTACTGTAACACAATATTCTTTCGCAGTGTTAATTTGATTTTCGAGTTCTACATCAACTCTTCCTTGTTTTAATAAGAGAGTCGTATAAATTTTCAGATTATCCATATCATtggatatttcatttttttttcaaatctttCCTACTTTTATTCCGTGATGAAAATCCTGTTTTAAAttggttctttttttttaaataagacaAAATAAAGACAAAATATATTGCCAGTGCTCTCGGAGTAAATTGCCCAATCACGGCAAACCATTTCTACAATAGCCAGTTTTTTATAAACTATTTGCTTACTTGCATACCTGTTTTGTTCGTCGAAATTTCTTTTTTAACATTGAAAATTCCATATCTGTAAGTTTCTGTTCGACTCATTTTTCTAAAATCATTTCTGCATAATTATGACAATCTTGCCAAAATGCTGGATCTTTAAAATTCGATACCATGTGGATTTGTATGCAAATTTTATTTTACCATAACCAATATAATTTGGAACAGTACGCGCTCCGCGCGTACCGTCCGGTGCTACAGCCCCGAAAAGACCCCTGGTTAAACCGGTGCTGCCGTTTTGTGCgacttaaaacattttattttgcattatttttatttattcataatatcaaaataaatttgcaTAGAATATTTTTGGTGTTTCAAAACAACAGCATTTTAGTAGAACATCATACATTCTACAATCCCGATGCGTTAGAATCGGGCTACATTCTGGTAATAAtagatataatataaataatagaaatattacaaataaagaagtaaaatgaagaagaagaagaatagttcACTAATTTGAtagataaatttaaaacatttattacgTTACTGACTGTACTAGGATTGTACaaacattttaataatttgataATATGGACGCATCTTTTTAAAGAACAGTTACCAGTTACTGCACAGAAAATTAATATGAAGTAATATggtgtattttttaaataatctgctgaatcatgtaaaaataaacatgtgctatttttttaaattttctgtcTATTAATATAAGAGTGATGCTACAACATCATAGATGAAATGATAAAAATAGGATACATTATTTAAATTGAGGCAGTCATAATTTAAATTGGGTTTGCTTTGATATTAATGTGATAATATTGATACCAAAACTTCTTAGTACCCATAtattatatttccaatttgtCGATTTTAACAACtggttatttataaatatttttatgcgTATTTTTATCATATATAGCAGACAGCTGGTTATTGCTCTGTCAATCAATGTTTGTCTCTTGGAATCACTTCCGTTGAGCATTTAAAAACAACTGTTACGGTTCTCTTCTAAATATTTGactaatttttaaaaacattatacACAGTATTATCTATAATTACATAAATTTAGTATCTTATATCACTCGATTATAATGGAAAATTTCAGGAAGTAAAGATATAACTTCTAATATGACATTAATATATAGCGAAAGGAATGTGATAACCTTACGATTAAAACTTCTTAATTTTTTTGACGAAGAgtgaataaaaaaagaaagataAATTAGTATAAATTTGAGAAAGCTATGCCGGTCTGGAATGTTTTTTGTATGTTTCAGGTGATGCTACGAGAATAATAAAGGCTACAAATTAGTTGTTTTATTCTGCAtgtctttatttatttcatcgtAAACCAGATTGGCATATTCATTATTTAATTATGTATTTAATAGTAATATAGAACCGTAGAATATCAATTAGGCTATCATTCTTCTCATAATATTTGGTGATTTTGTTACAGTGCGAGTCACAAAGTTGTAATTCATAATCACATAATAGAAAACTTAATTTACATATTGCTGCAtagtatattttaaagtaaaatttatttatattgaataattcattttattttgtatACTGTTACTCTCATTTGGATTTAGCAAGaatatttatctttatttctCGTTCTGTGGCTTGTTCAGCATTTGCCCTTTTGTATTTCACTAGAAatgttgttaaaaaaatatatacctcTCTGCATCTCTCTCTCACTCTGTGTCTTATCTTTGCATTTTACTCGAAGGGttagtttaacaaaaaatacttCTCTTTCTTAGTATTCTTAGTATAAGTAGTTCTTAGAAAATTTGCAGTCAACCCGTTGTTTGTAAATACAAACATGGACACTTTTAAGAAAACGCGTAGTACTTACAAGGCGCAATTTACCCGCATAGAAAAGTGGTACAGCGCTAATACCTCTTGTACTGATAAACATCAGTTGATGTCTCGTATAGACCTTCTCAAGGAGAACTTAGCTAAATATGACTCCATTCAAAATAAAACTGAGTTAGTGGCCACTCTCATATAAATATTAAGCTACCAAAAATTCACTTACCCACAGTTAGTGGAAATTGCATCGAATATCCTTCGTTTATCGGCTTATTCAGAGCCCTAATTGTCAATAATTCACAGTTATCATCAAATGCTgagaaattcttttatttaaaatcataTATAAAGGGAGAAGCGTTAAAGATAATTGATAGGTTGCCGGTAACTGATGATAATTTTGTTATAGTTTTGGATTTATTACACAGCCGGTATGGTAACCAACGGCAGATAATCCGTTCATATTATCAGCAGTTACTAGCCACTCCTACATTGCAAAAATGTACTTCGCAATCGCTGAGACAATTCGTTGCAGATTCTAAGGCAATTTTCGATGCCTTAGATACAGTAAAGTTAAGTAAAGCAGAATTGTTTGAATCCTTACTTGTTCATTTATTTGGAACAAAAACTTGATTATAGCACTCGTCGCTCATTTGAAGAGCAAGTTTCAGTGAATCAGCTTCCTTCTATTGACGACTTTTTCGATTTTTTGAGTAAGCGTTGTGTTGTTCTGGAAAATATCAACTCTGAGAATTTTATTGAGTCCAACAACCCACGTCTAAAGTGACTAGATTTCAAGGTAATGACCATTTCTAACCAAAGTAAGTTCAATGTAGCTTTTCACTCACAATCAAAACCCTCTAGTCAAATGGATTCAAAATCAAAACCATATACCTCACAGCCCAAAGGATGTGGTTACTGCTTGCAGCAAAATCACCGCATCTACTCATGCACTAAGTTTTGTTCATTGCCTGTATCCGATAGAATTGAATATTCAAAGCCCAATTAGCTCTGTTTTAACTGTTTAGGTAGTAAGCACTTTTTACAAAACTGTGCGTCAAAGTCTTCCTGTTCCCTATGCCACTCGAGGCACCATTCTCTTTTACACACCAAAACGCTAGCCCTTCCCCAAAGTGGAAGCACATAAAGTCTGAACTCAATCCCGCAGACCTCTTATCTCGGCGCAAGCTTTCAGATCAGGCCAGATCCTTCTGGCCATCTGGACCATCATTTCTACTATATCGATCTAGCGATTGGTTTAAACATAGCTCGTTTGAGCCTATATTCAATCTCCCTGAAGAAAAGAAAAGAGTTAATGTATATACCAAAACTCAGGAAAATTGTTGGATCGAATATATAAACCGATTCTCATCATTCACTAAACTTATAAAATCAATGGCGTACATACGTAGGTTTGTGTACAATGCCCGACATAAAGACCGCTTATCTGGTCATTTGTCTCCTAAAGAATTGCAATACTCCAGACTATTCCTAATAGGTCAAGTTCAAGCCATTTTCTTCAAGTCCGAAATACTATCGCTAACGCAAGGTCGATTGTTACTTAACAAGCAAATTGCTTCACTGAATTCCTTCATTGACAGGTCTACATTACTTAGAGTAGGTGGTCGACTCAAGTATTCGGATGTACCCTTTGATCAACGACACCCCCTACTGCTCCCTGCGCGTAATCACTTCACTACACTGTTGCTCACCTCAAAGGATCAGCGTCTGGGACATGCAGGATCTCAAACCACCTTAAACAATGTCCGCTTAAGATATTGGCCCCTTGACGAACTTAAGTGTGTAAAACGTATAATACACTCATGCAACACTTACTTTAGGTTTAATGCCATCGCCTCAAACCAAATTATGGGAGATCTCCCTCGTGAACGAGTCACATCAAAAAGACCTTTCGAAAACTCAGGAATAGATTTTGGAGGCCCCTTTTGCATACAGTCCTCTTCCTTGAGAAGTTACATAGCATTGTTTGTACGCTTAGCTACCAAAGCAGTCCATTTAGAAGCAGTGTCTGACCTCACGACAGACTCCTCCCTGGCTTGTCTTAAAAGATTTATAGCTAGACGTGGTATCCCATCCATTATCGACAGTGACAATGGAACTAATTTTGTGGGTGCAAATAACCATCTCACTCTTCTTAGAAAACATTTCTCAACACCGCCTCATGTGTTTCACGAGTTCCTTGCTTCTCAAAATATCACTTGGAAATTTATTCCTCCCAGATCCCCACACTGGGGTTCATTATGGGAAACCTCAATTAAAAGTGCTAAGTCACTTTTGATTAAAATCACCGGTAACTCTGTATATACCTTTGAACAATTCTGCACTATTCTTGCTCAAGTAGAGGCCGTTCTTAACTCTCGCCCTCTATTCCCATTGTCTACTGATCCATTAGACCTACAGCCTCTTACTCCAGGACACTTCTTAATAGGTGCTCCCTTGTTATCTTATCCAGAGGTAGATATTTCATACACTCCGGATAATCGACTGAAGCGCTGGTAGCAGTGTACTCGAGTTCAGCAACTCTTTTGGAAGCGTTGGACCTCGGATTACCTAAATCAGCTTCAAAGCCGACCCAAATGGATTCACGTAACTCCTAATATTAAAGTCGGCGATTTAGTATTGGTTAAAAACCTTGACTACCCTCCCTTATAGTGGCCACTAGCTCGGGTGACCGAAGTTTATGAAGGAAAAGGCCACAACGTTCGAACAGTTTAAGTTCGCACGAAAAGTGGAACGTTCATTCGTCGTATCACTAAACTGATCCCTTTACCGCCAGATGAGACTTTAACGCATGTTCTTGATCCTTCTTCCGCCTTATAGTAAAAGTAAGGCTACAAGAACTAGACATTTCTCTGGGGGGCGACG from the Diabrotica undecimpunctata isolate CICGRU chromosome 1, icDiaUnde3, whole genome shotgun sequence genome contains:
- the LOC140434802 gene encoding uncharacterized protein; protein product: MAYIRRFVYNARHKDRLSGHLSPKELQYSRLFLIGQVQAIFFKSEILSLTQGRLLLNKQIASLNSFIDRSTLLRVGGRLKYSDVPFDQRHPLLLPARNHFTTLLLTSKDQRLGHAGSQTTLNNVRLRYWPLDELKCVKRIIHSCNTYFRFNAIASNQIMGDLPRERVTSKRPFENSGIDFGGPFCIQSSSLRSYIALFVRLATKAVHLEAVSDLTTDSSLACLKRFIARRGIPSIIDSDNGTNFVGANNHLTLLRKHFSTPPHVFHEFLASQNITWKFIPPRSPHWGSLWETSIKSAKSLLIKITGNSVYTFEQFCTILAQVEAVLNSRPLFPLSTDPLDLQPLTPGHFLIGAPLLSYPEVDISYTPDNRLKRW